The genomic region GTCGACGGACTTGTTGTTGCCGTGGAAGGCGATGCGGTCGGCGGGCATGCCGGCGGAGAGGGCGGTGGCCAGCTCGCCACCGGAGCAGACGTCGACGTTCAGCCCCTCCTCGTGCAGCCAGCGCACGACGGCACGGGAGAGGAACGCCTTGCCGGCGTAGTAGACGTCGGCACCGGCCCCGAACGCGGTGCGCCACGCACGCGCGCGGGCCCGGAAGTCGGCCTCGTCGAGGATGTAGGCCGGAGTGCCGAACTCCTCGGCGAGCTGCGTGACGGAGATCCCCCCGACGGTGGCGACACCGTGCTCGTCACGCGTCACGGTCTGCGCCCAGATCTTGGGGTCCAGGACGTTGAGGTCGGCGGGCGGGGCCGAGTAGTGGCCCTCGGGGAGGACGTCGGCGTGACGGGGCCCGGCGGGGTGTGCGGAACGGCTCATGATCGGTATGCGTCTCTCAGAGGTGGTCGGGTGCGTCGATGCCGAGCAGGGACAGGCCACCGGCCAGCACCGCCCCGGCGGCTTCGGCGAGGGCGAGCCGGGCGCGGTGGGCGGCCGAGGGTTTCTCGTCGCCGAGGGGCAGCACGGCGGGGAGCAGGGGCAGCGTGGCGTCGGCGACGGTGACGAGGTGCCGGGCCAGGCGGTCGGGGCCGCGGTGGGCGGCGGTGGCGGTGAGGACGCGGGGGTGGTCGCCGAGGGCGGCGAGCAGTGCCTCCGCGTCGCTCACGGGGCCGGGCTCGGGGTGGAAGCCCAGGTCGGCGGCGTTGCGCAGGAGTGCCCGGGTGCGGGCGTGGGCGTACCGGACGCGGAAGAGAGGGTTGGCCTCCCGCTGCACCAGGTGATCGCCGGGGATCCGGGGCCGGTCGTGGGCGGCCGGGTGGAGCAGGGCCCAGCGGGCGGCGTCGCGACCGAGGGGAAGGGGGTCGGCCGGGGCCGGGACGGGGCGGATGGTGATGTCGAGGTCGGCGAGGGTGCGGCTACCGCGACGGCCGGGACGGCTCCCGGAATGGCCACCTGAGTGGCCGCCCGAATGGCCACCAGAGTGGCCGCCGTCCACACCTAGGACGGTCTCCCACTCCGGCGCGGGCCGGCCGTCGCACGTGACGCGTACGGCGTCGCCCTGGCTGCGCAGCACTCGGGCCAGGGCATCCGTGACGACGACGGCACGGACCTCTGCCGGGCACCGGAGCTGCACGACGGTCCCGCTGAATCCCTCGGCGTGGCCGTACCGCCGCCCATGCCGGAGGATCTCGTCGACGAGGAGTGCGGAGGCGTTGCGTTCCAGGCTGAAGTTGAGAAATCCGGGCCCGGTGACGACGACATCGGCGAAGGAGGTCTCATCCGCGAGACGCGACCTCAGGATCTCGGCCACGCGCCGCGGCGGCTGCCCTGCAGCGCCGGCCAGCTGGAGGGCGATGCTGGTGGCGTAGTCGCCACAGCCCCCGGGCCCCGGCGGAGCGACCACGGCCCGCTCCGGCACGGTCACGCTGAGCTCACCCTCGTCGACAGCGCGACGCACGGCGTGCAGCACGGTGCGGGAGAGCTCGACGGGGGTCACGGGGACAAGCGTATGGGAGGAGGGGGGTGGGTATGCGAGCCGGTTTCAGGGAGGGTCCGGGATGTGGACGCGGGGCGGCAGAGCCGTGCGCGGCCCTGGTCCGGCCATCCACGCCCGGCCGATGCATCACCCGCCGGCACTCCCGGCCCGCTCGGCCTCCCCCGCACCGAGGACGGACCCGTAAGCGGGCGCACCACCGCCACCGGCACCACCGCCGCCCCCCGGCCTGCCCTCACTCCGCTCCCGCTCGATCAACTGACGCACCATGCCGACGAGTTCAGCGGGCTCGAAGGGCTTGGCGAGGAAGGCGTCGACGCCCACTTCGAGCCCGGCCTCGACCTCGTACTGCGTACAAGCGCTGATGATGGCGAGGGGCACGTCACGGGTACGCGGATCGGCTCGCAGGCGAGCGGCGGTCCTGATCCCGTCCAGCCGGGGCATGACGACGTCGAGGGTCACGGCATCGGGCCGCACCTGATGAACGACATCAAGACACTCGGCACCATCGGCCGCGGTCACGACCTCCAGCCCCTCCAGCTCGAGGTTGACCCTGATCAACTGCCGGATGACCTTGTTGTCGTCCACAACAAGCACCCGGCCCGACGCGCCTGGCACAACTCGAGAGTAGGTCGGCCCCGGCCACCGCGTCCGGGTTTTCCCCACTTCCACCCCGACCGGGGCCCCCACAACCCCGCCCCCGACAGCGGAAACCCGTTCATGACCACCCCGAGCGAGCTGGTAGTGTTCTACCCGTCGCCGCGAGCAACGCGAACGACACGCCCCCGTAGCTCAGGGGATAGAGCAACGGCCTCCGGAGCCGTGTGCGCAGGTTCGAATCCTGCCGGGGGCACCCTGTATGAGGTGCCCAAAGACCCCGTCACCAGCGGAAACGCTGAGGCCGGGGTCTTCGTGTTTGTGCAGGCGTATGCCGCCCGGAGCGGGCGTATGTCGGGGTCTGTGGACGAGGCGTGGGCGGGATCTTGAAGCATCGCCGCAGGTAATGAGGCTCGCTAGGGTCAAGCGAGCGATTGGCGACGGGCTGTCCCTGAGCCCCCGCCTCGCATGGACGGCGGATGGACGGTTGGGGGACCTCGTGGACATGACGACGCTTGCTATCACGCTCATCAGCGCCGCAGGCACGCTTGGCGGACACTGGGCGGCGCAGTGCTCAGCCAGCGCGCCAGTCGGGCCGATGCCGCGGAACAGAACCGGCGCGCCGACCGCGAGCAGGAGCTGGCGGACCCCGCGCCGCGCAACCTAGCTAGCACAAGGGCCAGTTGATTTCAACGAGAGTTGACAGTTCGTATTTCTGAGCTGATGCTCCTCAACCATGGGACATGCATTTTCGAACCGAGTGACGGAACTGCACAAGCGGGGGAAGACCTACCAGCGGATGGCTGCGGACTGTGGCTTCAAGCGGTCGGTCACCTGGTGGAACAAGATGTACTGGCTGGAGATCAAAGACCCACCTGAGCCCGGGCTTTTCCCGCACCTCGCCATGGCCCTGGAAGTGTCAGAACGTCGCGTAGCCGAGATGGTCGCCGAGCAGTGGTGCGGCGTCCGTCCCGACGACGAGGTCCCCGAGCACCTGCGGAATATCGTCCAGCTACTACGGGGCATCGATCCGGAGGACGTACCCGCGGTCGAAGCAGTTGTGGATCTACTCGTCTCTAAGCACGTGGCCGAGACCACTCGTGGCCGGAGGGTCGTCAAGGTCAAGGCCAAGGACTCGTGAGTGGGCTCTGCTTGGTAGTCCACTGCCCGCGCTGCCACACCGGCGCGAGTGAGTGGACCGTACGCTCGCGATCGAGTTGAGCGAGGAGGAGCAGGAGATCCTGGCGTGCTAGGCGCGGCGGCAATCCTCCTCTCAAGCGTTGATGTGGGGGTCAAGGAACCTGATAGTTATCGCCGACCGGGACACGGGCACGGATGTCGCTACTGACCTGGGCTGCTCCACTCGGCAGTGATGAAGTTGCAGTCACCGGCTCGCCGCCGCCGGGCAAAGGGCATGGGTGGTGCTCCGCGCCCGGGTGGGACTGATCAGGAGGATCCACGCTGCGCGGCAGGGAACAACACAGATTCGAGGAGGGTGCAAGATGGGGAACCTAGGTAAGTATCAGGACATCGTCGAAGCAGCAAAACGAGCAGGCGGCGTCGACGCCTTGATCAAGATCATCCAAGATGCCGCCGTAGCGAAGGCATCCCCAGGAGTATTTAGGAAAGGTGCCGCACTAGGTGCCGGAGCAGGGGTGGTAGGCACACTAGCAGCAGGCGGAGTTGCAGTCACCGTGAGACGTTCCTTGGATGACAAAAGGGCTCGCGAAGCACTGGCTAACGAGGCAGAAAAACAGTTTAAGGCTGAAGTTGAGAAATCCATGAACTCGGATGGTGACAATCCGAAGAGTGGCGAGGGCGATAAAGATTCCGACGAAGTTTAAGACTGGCTGACAGGCCCTGCGCACTCTCAGTCGCCGATCATGTCCGTGCCGCTTCCAGCCCGTGACGTGCAGCTTCACACGGCCCCCTGCGCTCCCGCATTGAACTTGCCGACGTGCCAGTAGCAAGCGAGATGAAGCCACCGCACTACAGGCAGTGCGACTCAGCTCACTCTTTACTAACCAAGCATCAGCGCGGGTAGAAAAGCGACGGAGGCCCCAGGCGGCGTGCCTGAGGCCTCAGTGTGGGTGCAGGTTGTCTCACTCGTACTCGCGGAGGAGGTCCTCGATGCGGCGGTTGGCGACGTCCTGCCGTCCATCGAGGCACTTCGCGTAGCGGGTCAGCAGGACCTCAACGCTGTTGCCGGCGCGCTCGGCAACCTCAGTCGGGTCGACTCCGGCGTTGAGCCACGTCGACAGCGCCGAGTGCCGAAGGTCGTACGGCCGACTCGCGAGCGGCGAGGCCGCTACGGCCGGCGGGAGCGCCAGGAGCCGAGCCTCCTGCCACACGCGGTAGTAGGTCGAGGACGGGACGACCGAGCCCTTCTCACTGAAGAAGAGCCGCCCGTCTTCCGCCGTGCCGAAGGTGGCCAGGTGATCGCGCAGCACGGCGACGAGCTGGGGCGGGATGGGCACGGGCCGAACGTCCTCGGTCGGCCGATTCTTGAGTCCGCGGTCGTCGTGCGTCTCCCCCGAGTCGGTCCACTGCTTGCCGACCGAAGGACGGGTCCGGTGGAGCAGCGCTGACCCCCAGCCCTGCATGGGGAGCACGAGGTCAGTCTCCACCAGGCCGACCGCCTCAGCAGGACGGAGGCCACCGAAATACATCGCCGCGAACAACCCGACGAGGCGCCGACCGCGAGCCCGCCGGTAGCCACCCACGTAGGACACCGCTGCCAGGAGATTGCGGGCCTGCTCCGGGTTGGCGACAACGCGCGGATCGACCTGGTTCGAGACCTTGGGCTTCTGCCAGCGCACCGCCGTGATCGGATTCTCACGGAGCTCCCCCAGGTCGACCGCGTAGTTCGCAGCGTTGACGAGGGTCCGCCGCTTCCGCCGCACGGTCTCAGCGGCTGCGGCGGTGCCGTCGAGCTTCAGCTTCAGCCCGTCCAGCACCGCACGGGCCGTTGCGGGTTCAGCGAGATCCGCAAGCGGTCGGGATGCCTTTGCCACCCAGTGCAGAACGTTCCGGACGTTCTCCGGGACCTCTCGCTCGTTCGGCCCTGGCAGCACGAAGGCCCAGTTGCGTAATGCCTTACGGATCTCCTCGTCGGACGGCCTCCCCGCGCGCTCCACAAGCAGTTCCATGGTCACGCTGGTAAGGGATTCGTTGATGCCGTCTCGCGTGTTGGGCGCAGCGTGGGGCCACTTCATCGCGAGGTACCTGAGGGCGAAGTCGTACCAGGACAACGGCGACTTCTTCTGTTCCATAGAGGCCGGAAGGCCAGTCTCCGTGTCGAACTCTTCGCCGTCCCGCATGGCGCGCATGAGCTTCGCTCGGTAGTGATCAGCGAGCGCCTTGGTACGGAACGAGTCCGAGAAGACGTTGCCCGCGACGGACCAGCGGACGCCGTACGAGGGCGTCTTGGTGTCCCGCTTGCGTACGCCCCAGACCTTGACGTCGAGAGACTTCACGCCGCCGCCTCCAGCTGTCGCAGCCACGCGGTGAAGTCACTCCGCCACACCCGCAGCTCCCCGTTGGGCAACTTGAAGGCGGCAGGCCCGTATCCGAGCTCGCGCCAGCGATAGAACGTCCGGCGAGAGACTCCGCCCAGCTCATCCAGGACCTGGCGGACGGTCATCAGTTCGTCTCGACGGCGGTCCATGTTGGTTCTCCTTCCGTTCCAGGGGCGGCTTCGAGTGAGGCGGCAAGCCAGGTTTCGCCATGGCTGAGGCCAGTGCCGGCGAACACCCAGTGGGCAAGGACGAGCGTGGTTTCGCCGTCCTGCGGGACGGCCGGCGCCGCTTGAGCCCGGCGCCACTCGGCACGGGCGTCGCGGAGTGCACCGAGGGTCGTGGAGTAGCGGCGGGACTTGGTGGAGAAGTGGCCTCGGAAGCCGAGCATGTGCGCCCACGCCCGAAGGCGGAGGTCTGCCAGCTCGCGGCGAGCACCGAGGGAACAGGCAGTTCGGATCATGCGCCGGGCGTGCTCGGTGATCCGGGCCTGGGCCAGCTCGGCGAGGAAGCGGATCGGCCGGTCCAGGGTGCCGGTCGCTGTCTCGGCACCCTTGGTGGCGTACTTGGCGATGTACGCCGCTACGGCCCGTTCGGTCAGCTCCTGGCCGTCGTCGAAGTCGGCGGAGCGGATCGTGCGCACGTCGAGCTGACGGCCGAAGACAAAGCGATGCGCCCGGCCGTCGATCTTCGGTCCGTCCAGGCGCGCAGCCGTGGCCGCGACCTGGATGGCGTCGGTGAGCAGGTCGGCGGTGGCCCAGGTCGGAGGTGCGGTGTCGCCGCCCTCTGGGCCGTCGAGGCGGATGACCGCGTGGAAGTGGACGGCACCGCGCTTTTGGTACTCGGCCACCTTCGCGAAGGAGACCCGCGCGTGGTGCCGGAACGCCCGCTGTGTGAGGCCGGCGCGCTTGGCGACCTCCCGGCGTAGGTAGATCGAGAAGCGCCGCCACAGGGCACCGGCGTGCGCGTTCCAGAGGACGGCCGCTTCGTAGTCGTAGGTGTCCGGGTCGAGCGGAGTGCCCAGGGCGGGATCCTGTTCGTCGTGGCGGATGCCGCAGCGGCAGTCCCGGCCGCCCGAGGGACGGTTGTGGACCGGTCCGAAGCTCGGGGCGGTGAAGGTGGCGAAGACGCGCGGGTGCGCCGCCACCTGTTCCGAGGTGCACTTGCCGCCGCGCAGTCCGGCGGTGATCAGGTGGTAGGTGTCGCGACGGTAGGTCTCGGCGCAGGCCGCGCACCGGGTTGCGCGGCGGTTGTTGCAGCGGACGAGGAGCTGTCCGGCGGGGAGGCTGGCGGAGTCCAGGTGACGCAGGACGTTGCCGATCTCGCCGGTCGTCGTGTTGATCGCGTACTCGGTGCGGTGGCCGTCGAGGCGGACCGGGTGGGTGCAGCCGCCCAGGCCGGAGAGTTGGTGGGCCAGCTCGGGCAGGTTGCCGAGGGAAGCCAGCATGGAGAGTTCCGCCAGCGGGGGCGGAGTCTGCCGGGTGATGATGGGTGTTCCTCTCTGCTGTTTCGACGGTTGGAGGGGCGGCCCCGGGGCGGCGGGATGCTTGGCGGCTTGCTACCGCCCCGGCGGCCGGTCAGCGCTTGTTCGCGCCGTTGAGCAGGGAGCGCAGGACCACGGCGGCGATGGCCACGGACACGGCCGTGACGGCGACGGCCGCCAGGAGCGCGGTGAGCACAATGCCGACGACCACCACACCGGCGACCGCGCCCGCGTACGGAGTGAGCGACCGGCCCGCGGATGGCACCGGAACCTGCGTCTGCTGCGGGACGACGGGTGTCGTCGGCAGCGTCGGGACGTCGGGCAGCTTGGGACGGAACATGGTGGACCTCCTTGTCACTTGTGGGGGCCGTTGACCACGCCGACCCCCGAACGGGTGCCGGACTCAATGGCCGGGGCGAGGAAGGTGTGAGAGAGCCAGAAGCCGAACAGAGCGATCACCACGGCGACCCAGAGACGGATGCTGAGGAACTTGATCGCGGCCCAGGCGATGACGCCCAGGACGAAGACGAGCGGGAGCGAGACGGTCACAGCGGTCTCCTCAGCGGACGGCGCAGCGATGGGTGCGGGCGGCCAGCTCGGCGGCGGCGCGGCTGTCGTAGTCCGTGGAGAAGCCGCAGCGCGGGGCCGTGCAGGCGGCGGTGTGCTTCTCGCGGCCCCGGCCGTCGTAGTACGTGCCGACCTGGACCGGGCCGATGCGGACGACGTGGCGGAAACGGCGGTTGGCGGGCATGTGTGCTCCTTCAGAGCTGTGCGGCGATGGCTTCGGCCAGTTGTGCCGGTACGCCGAGCCGTGCGCGGAGTGTCGGAGTGTCGATGGCCGCTCCGGTCCGCGCTCGGTGTTCGGAGGCGACCTTTCGGGCGTGGTCGACGAGCGCGGCCGGGACCGGCACCGAGGAAGGGGCGATGGCCGGTCGAGGTTCGGGCTCAGAGGCCGTCGGCTCGGGGATGACGGGTGCGGGTTCGCCGGTCCTGTCGTGTGCGGTGTGGGCGAGGAGGGTGCCGCCGAGGAAGGCGACCGCGGGCCATCCGGCGACGAGGATGCGGAGCCAGGCGGGTACGGCGCCCAGGTCGAGCAGGCCGGCGGTGGCGACGTTGGCGCCGAGCGACGCGGTCAGCGCCACGAGGAACCAGCACCACCCGCCCGCTTTCCCCCCGCCGGAGCGCAGTCGACGCCAGGCCGCCACCAGCAACAGGTCCACGGAAACCGGGTACGCCCACGCCTTCCACCCGTGCTGTCCTGCGGCCGAGGCCAGGTCGTGCAGGTGGGCGAAGGACAGCGCGGCGGCGATGACCGCCTGCACGAGCACCGCGTCGACGCGGGCCAGGTGGGCGCGCACGGTTCGATTCCCTCCGATGTGGTCAGTCAGTGGACTTGAGCTCGTCGGCCCGCGCGCGTGCAGCGGCGGCGACCTCGGCCGCTTCGGTGTCGCCGGGCCGGTCGGCGGCGATACGTTCCAGCAGGTCCGCCTTAGTGCTCATGAGTTCGCGGTAGTCGCCGACGCCGAATTTGCGGTGGTCGGCCAGGTCGGCGATCAGCGCCGAGACTTCGGAGATGGACGGGCGGGACAATGTGACTCCCTCGTTTTCGGGCATGGCGGGGTAGGGACTTGGCACGAGACGGACGTGCGGGCCGTTGGAACGTGGTTGAGCGGTCAGCCGCCTACTCGGCGAGCGGGACTGGCTTGACCAGCGATACCGGGGCGTCAGCCGGCTGGAGCGGCACCGCGGGCCTGAACGGTTCGAGCGCTGGCAGGTTCGGCACCAGGTGAGCCGATTCCCGGCAGACCGCAGCAGCGTCGCCGAGTGAGAGGTACGGGGTGCGGATACGGGACCAGCCGCCGGAGGTGTCACCGGCCACGGCGAGGCCGGGGCGTTCGGGGGCGATGGCACAGGCGGCGGAGACCGCTTCCGGTGCGATGTCGCCGAGCGCCATCTTTGCGGACGCTTCATCGTTGACGCGGTGGCACACGCGGCCGGTGAGCTGGGCCCGCAGCATGGTCGCGCCCTTGCCCAGCTCAGCCCCGAACCTCTGCCCGCAGACTTCCAGGTAGATGCAGGCGGCGCGGCCGAGCTGCGCGAGACGGATGAGCTGGGTGACCATCTCATCGCGCTGTTCCTCGTCCTTGCGCGTGGCAACGAGGAACAGTTCGGCCACTTCATCGACGAACAGCACGATCGGCACCGGCCGTTCTTCCTCGGGCAGGCCCCAAGTATCGGAGGTGATCTCCTCGTCCGGGGTGCCCGGCGCGATGCCTTGCCGGGCCTTGATCAGGTCGTACCGGTCTTCCATCTCCTTCACGAGGACCGGCAGCAGCTCGGCCGCCTGCTCGGGATCGGTGGCCAACGCCGACAGCCGCGGGGCGAAGGGCGCGAGCTCCACACCCCGCTTACAGTCGATCCCGACCAGCGCGACCGGCTGCTGTGCCAGCCCGGTGACCAGGTGCCGTTGATACATGGACTTTCCCGACAGGGTTGCGCCGAGGGTCAGTTGGTGCGGGATGGTCCGGTAGTCCCGCACGAAGGCCGTCGCGTCCTCCCTCAGCGCCACCGGCACCTTGAGGAATCCGCGCTCCGCCTTCCTGGGCATCCGGACGTTGCGCAGCACGTCGAAGCCGACGAGCCGCAGTTCCACCACGCCCGGCTTCACGTCCGTCACGTACACGGCGTGCACGCCCCAGGCATGCCTCAGTCGTTCCGCCGAGGCGGCGACATCTGCCGGCTCCTGGCCCGGAGCCAGGCGTAACCGAAGCCGCAGGCCCGTCGAGGCGGGCCGGATGACTCCCCGGCGAGGAGGCACCGGCCGGACCTCGCGCCGAGACGTCGCCTTGACCGCCAGGGCCCGCAGCCGTGAGGGCTGGACGGTCAGGCCGCACGCCTCCATGACGGAGCTGTGGGAGCCGAGGAGCCGGACCGTCGTATCGGCAGGCCGACCGTGGACCAGTAGACGCCCGGGTGACGAGCCCGGGTGTAGGCGGCCCCGCCACCGAGTCCGGCGAGGGGGCCACCCACCTCCAGCAGCGTCAACCAGTCCGACATCAGGCCGAGGCCTCGGCCCGAGCCGGGAACGTGGCCGGTGTGACGGCTGCGGCGCGAAAGGCGATGCCGTGCCGCTGCTGACCGTTAAACACGGTCTCCCACGGCCGGGCCACCAGACCCGGCAGCGAGACCGGTGCGCCGAGCGTCAGGCCCTCAGAGATGCCGCTTTCCGGAACGGTGACCTTGATCAGCGAAGACTCGCCGTCCTCGATGTAGACGGCGCCGATCGTCATGAGTGCTTCGCCGCTGGTGGCGTCCTTGGCGATCTCTCCGGTCTGGCGGTCCCGAACCTTGGGTTCCGGTGCTTCGGTCAGCAGGATGGTGGCCGCCGAAGTCTCCACACGGATGACACGCACAGAAATGCTCTCCCTTGCGTTGCGCCGCACGCGCGTACGGCCGCGTTTAGTGATGAATGACTACGCAACGGGAGGTTGACCTCATACCGACTGGGCGCGATACGCTCCAGGAGCGTTGATGCCAAAGACGCACCCGGCCTGAGTGGGCTGCCTCCCGCTCAGGCCACATCTGTTTCTGTGGCCCTTCCGCTTACGCGCCGGTGCAGGTCTGCCTTCCTGCTCCGGCCCGTTCGCATGTCCGCATGTCCGCACCGCCAACTCCGCTGGACGCGAAGGGGCTTGCCGGCACCAACCACAGTAACCCGTACTCCAAGTACTGTCTAGTACTTCAGGTACCAGTCCGTACTTCGTGTACGCCCAACTCCGCCGCCAGGGTGCGAAGTTCCTCAGAGGGCGGCTGGGCCATGGTCAACAGGTCCGCCGCAAGCTGCTTCACCATCGGCAGGGCCCTCACCATCTCGGGCGACAACTCACGCGCCCTGAGCAGCGCCGAGACCGCATCAGCGACCTGCCGGCGCTGGGCATAGGCCCTGGCGACATCGATCTGAAAGCGCGTCTGCCGTTCCGCGGACAGCCCCGACTCGTCGACGGCCTGCGCAGCCCGCAGTGCGACACCGGCATCTCCCAGGTCCACCGCGACGGCCACCTCGTGCAAGCCGACGTTGGTCGGCCCGAACTCGGTGTTGTAGTCGTTGCGCCCGTCACCGACCTGTTCGGCCATCTCACGGGCGTCACGTAGATACCCGTACGCCTCGTCGGCAAGGTTCAACCGAGCGGCAGCAACCGCCCGTTGCAGGGTCAGGGCGCCACGCAGGGCCACCGCCTCGATCTGCCCGGACTCCGCCAGAGGTCGCAGCGCATCAGCGGCACTCCCGGACACCTGGGCCGCCTGCTCGAAGTGACGAGCACCGAGAAAGACCAGCGACAGACGGAACTCACCGGCCGCCATCAGCAGCGGATCATTCGCCCGCTCGGCAGCGACCACCGCACGGTCCACGGCGATCCAGGCCGCCTCGGGCTCGCCCATGTTCGCGAGCGCACCACTGCACGTGTGGTACATGACCGCCAGCAGCCGGAACAGTTCCGGACGCTCCGCCTCAGCAGCCGAGCGAGTGGCCGCCTCCAGCCGGGGAACGAGCCCCTCGAGCAACTCGGCCAGGTCGGCATAGTTGCCCTGATGCGTAAGTGACCAGGCACGGTCGACCTCGGCGCGAAGCGCCGGAACATCAGCGGAAGCGTTCTGCGGCGCGAGGACCGCCTTCAGTGAGTGCGCGGCGCTCAGCACCATCCGCAGGCGACTCGCCCCAGGTGGCTCGCCTTCGGCGATCGACGCAACGATGGGGGCCTCAGCCGCCAACTCGGCGACCGGAATTTCAAGGACGTCGGCGACCTTTTCCAGCACGGTCATCCGGCCGATGCGGCGTACGCCCCGCTCCACCTGGGACACCCAGGCTTCCGAGCGCCCCAGCAGGCCGGCGAACTCCTTCTGCGACAGCCCTCGGCGCTTGCGATGGAAGGCGATCTTGCGACCGAGCGCCTTCTGATACTCAGTGCTCAACGTCCACACCCTTGCCGGACACGAAGTCCAGGCGATCAACCTCCGTGGCGGAGAGGTAGCGGTCCCGCTCGGAGAGGAAGGCCCGCACGTAGTCCTTCGACTCGTGCTCTTCGAAGGCGTCCTTGTCCCGGTAGAGCTCGTAGAACACGCGCTCCAGAGGACGGCCGTCAACGCGGTGCACCGTGTAGATCACCGTTCCGGGCTCGTTCGCACGGATCTGCTCACCAGTCCGGGTCACAAGGTCATCGAAGGCAACCGCCGCCTCTTCGTCCTTGCAGGTGAAGCGCACAAACAGACCGAACATGCGAGGTCCTCTCTCCATCGGCATCCAGGTCAGCACCAGACCGCAGGCCGAACGCTATGCGCCGGGCCGCCCGCACGAAAAGTACGAACCCGCACTCCAGGTACGCGCACATTCGGTACGGTGCTAGTACTAATTGTACAGCTCTGCATGGTCCGTGTCAGCCGATCGGCCCGGCTGACACAGAAAGCAGCAGGTCACCCGCCATGGAGGACGCCATGCCCACCCACCGACGCACCTTCCCCGGAGAACCGCAACAACTCGGCGCGGTGCGCAGTTGGACCCGCGCGACACTGAACGGCCACCCCCACTCTGAAGACGCCGAGCTGATCGTCACCGAACTCGGCACCAACGCCCTCATGCACACCGCCAGCGGCGACCCGGCTGGCGCCTTCCACGTCACGCTCACGGTTTCCGAGCTGACCGTGACCATCGCAGTAACCGACTCCGGAGACGCTAAGACCAGTCCCGCGGTCCAGCACCCGTCCCCCAACGCCACCCACGGCCGAGGTCTCGGCATGGTCACCACCCTCGCCCACCGCGTCCTGGTCCAGGGCGACGACTCCGGCCGCACGGTCACCGCCGAACTCCGTAGCCCGGCCAAGCTCCAGGAGCCGACACCGTGCTCATGAGTCCCCCACCAGACGACGCACGCCTCGGAGAC from Streptomyces chartreusis NRRL 3882 harbors:
- the nrtL gene encoding ArgS-related anticodon-binding protein NrtL, producing the protein MTPVELSRTVLHAVRRAVDEGELSVTVPERAVVAPPGPGGCGDYATSIALQLAGAAGQPPRRVAEILRSRLADETSFADVVVTGPGFLNFSLERNASALLVDEILRHGRRYGHAEGFSGTVVQLRCPAEVRAVVVTDALARVLRSQGDAVRVTCDGRPAPEWETVLGVDGGHSGGHSGGHSGGHSGSRPGRRGSRTLADLDITIRPVPAPADPLPLGRDAARWALLHPAAHDRPRIPGDHLVQREANPLFRVRYAHARTRALLRNAADLGFHPEPGPVSDAEALLAALGDHPRVLTATAAHRGPDRLARHLVTVADATLPLLPAVLPLGDEKPSAAHRARLALAEAAGAVLAGGLSLLGIDAPDHL
- a CDS encoding response regulator, which codes for MLVVDDNKVIRQLIRVNLELEGLEVVTAADGAECLDVVHQVRPDAVTLDVVMPRLDGIRTAARLRADPRTRDVPLAIISACTQYEVEAGLEVGVDAFLAKPFEPAELVGMVRQLIERERSEGRPGGGGGAGGGGAPAYGSVLGAGEAERAGSAGG
- a CDS encoding tyrosine-type recombinase/integrase, whose amino-acid sequence is MKSLDVKVWGVRKRDTKTPSYGVRWSVAGNVFSDSFRTKALADHYRAKLMRAMRDGEEFDTETGLPASMEQKKSPLSWYDFALRYLAMKWPHAAPNTRDGINESLTSVTMELLVERAGRPSDEEIRKALRNWAFVLPGPNEREVPENVRNVLHWVAKASRPLADLAEPATARAVLDGLKLKLDGTAAAAETVRRKRRTLVNAANYAVDLGELRENPITAVRWQKPKVSNQVDPRVVANPEQARNLLAAVSYVGGYRRARGRRLVGLFAAMYFGGLRPAEAVGLVETDLVLPMQGWGSALLHRTRPSVGKQWTDSGETHDDRGLKNRPTEDVRPVPIPPQLVAVLRDHLATFGTAEDGRLFFSEKGSVVPSSTYYRVWQEARLLALPPAVAASPLASRPYDLRHSALSTWLNAGVDPTEVAERAGNSVEVLLTRYAKCLDGRQDVANRRIEDLLREYE
- a CDS encoding helix-turn-helix transcriptional regulator translates to MDRRRDELMTVRQVLDELGGVSRRTFYRWRELGYGPAAFKLPNGELRVWRSDFTAWLRQLEAAA
- a CDS encoding replication initiator produces the protein MLASLGNLPELAHQLSGLGGCTHPVRLDGHRTEYAINTTTGEIGNVLRHLDSASLPAGQLLVRCNNRRATRCAACAETYRRDTYHLITAGLRGGKCTSEQVAAHPRVFATFTAPSFGPVHNRPSGGRDCRCGIRHDEQDPALGTPLDPDTYDYEAAVLWNAHAGALWRRFSIYLRREVAKRAGLTQRAFRHHARVSFAKVAEYQKRGAVHFHAVIRLDGPEGGDTAPPTWATADLLTDAIQVAATAARLDGPKIDGRAHRFVFGRQLDVRTIRSADFDDGQELTERAVAAYIAKYATKGAETATGTLDRPIRFLAELAQARITEHARRMIRTACSLGARRELADLRLRAWAHMLGFRGHFSTKSRRYSTTLGALRDARAEWRRAQAAPAVPQDGETTLVLAHWVFAGTGLSHGETWLAASLEAAPGTEGEPTWTAVETN
- a CDS encoding mobile element transfer protein, translated to MPANRRFRHVVRIGPVQVGTYYDGRGREKHTAACTAPRCGFSTDYDSRAAAELAARTHRCAVR
- a CDS encoding DUF2637 domain-containing protein, which translates into the protein MRAHLARVDAVLVQAVIAAALSFAHLHDLASAAGQHGWKAWAYPVSVDLLLVAAWRRLRSGGGKAGGWCWFLVALTASLGANVATAGLLDLGAVPAWLRILVAGWPAVAFLGGTLLAHTAHDRTGEPAPVIPEPTASEPEPRPAIAPSSVPVPAALVDHARKVASEHRARTGAAIDTPTLRARLGVPAQLAEAIAAQL
- a CDS encoding helix-turn-helix domain-containing protein — translated: MWTLSTEYQKALGRKIAFHRKRRGLSQKEFAGLLGRSEAWVSQVERGVRRIGRMTVLEKVADVLEIPVAELAAEAPIVASIAEGEPPGASRLRMVLSAAHSLKAVLAPQNASADVPALRAEVDRAWSLTHQGNYADLAELLEGLVPRLEAATRSAAEAERPELFRLLAVMYHTCSGALANMGEPEAAWIAVDRAVVAAERANDPLLMAAGEFRLSLVFLGARHFEQAAQVSGSAADALRPLAESGQIEAVALRGALTLQRAVAAARLNLADEAYGYLRDAREMAEQVGDGRNDYNTEFGPTNVGLHEVAVAVDLGDAGVALRAAQAVDESGLSAERQTRFQIDVARAYAQRRQVADAVSALLRARELSPEMVRALPMVKQLAADLLTMAQPPSEELRTLAAELGVHEVRTGT
- a CDS encoding putative quinol monooxygenase, which produces MFGLFVRFTCKDEEAAVAFDDLVTRTGEQIRANEPGTVIYTVHRVDGRPLERVFYELYRDKDAFEEHESKDYVRAFLSERDRYLSATEVDRLDFVSGKGVDVEH
- a CDS encoding ATP-binding protein: MPTHRRTFPGEPQQLGAVRSWTRATLNGHPHSEDAELIVTELGTNALMHTASGDPAGAFHVTLTVSELTVTIAVTDSGDAKTSPAVQHPSPNATHGRGLGMVTTLAHRVLVQGDDSGRTVTAELRSPAKLQEPTPCS